Proteins encoded by one window of Dreissena polymorpha isolate Duluth1 chromosome 11, UMN_Dpol_1.0, whole genome shotgun sequence:
- the LOC127850104 gene encoding uncharacterized protein LOC127850104, producing MSGFIERVKISKVLLMQDMDLTEKFVGKSLDEIGSIPFEDILTSGPETCCNENRAESQAEVDAEHTSLECQAEVDAEHTSLDAPDGYGSMDEDDHTISNGDEEEFEGKRKRKPPPPKRLQTSEIHRGRNGGNKNLL from the exons ATGTCTGGCTTCATTGAAAGAGTCAAAATCAGCAAAGTATTGCTGATGCAAGACATGGACCTTACAGAAAAGTTTGTAGGAAAGAGCCTTGATGAAATTGGGAGCATTCCTTTTGAAG ACATTTTAACATCTGGTCCAGAGACATGTTGTAATGAAAATAGAGCAGAAAGTCAAGCAGAAGTCGATGCTGAGCACACAAGTCTTGAATGTCAAGCAGAAGTCGATGCTGAGCACACAAGTCTTGATGCCCCAGATGGCTATGg AAGCATGGACGAAGATGACCACACTATATCAAATGGGGATGAAGAGGAATTTGAGGgaaagagaaaaaggaagcccccccccccaaaaaggCTGCAAACGTCAGAAATTCACAGAGGTAGAAACGGAGGAAATAAAAACTTACTTTAG